In a single window of the bacterium genome:
- a CDS encoding type II secretion system protein — MPGLLSRGHRACLNREAGVTLIELVLAVSIIGIALSGTLAVMQRTVMGSADPMLSEQALAIGEAYLEEVLAKPFYDPDLGSGGGVCPTAEASRTLYDNICDFSGLDDSGARNQAGTLITGLGTYRVRIAVDTSSNLGALTGSSTVIRVDVRVTFTNQVDQTLSGYRTQF; from the coding sequence TTGCCTGGACTCCTTAGTCGAGGACATCGCGCCTGCTTGAATCGCGAAGCCGGCGTCACATTGATCGAGCTGGTGCTAGCCGTCTCGATCATCGGCATCGCCTTGAGCGGAACTCTGGCGGTCATGCAACGTACGGTCATGGGGAGCGCAGATCCGATGCTCTCGGAACAGGCACTCGCGATCGGGGAGGCCTATCTGGAAGAAGTACTGGCGAAGCCGTTCTACGATCCCGATCTCGGTTCGGGCGGTGGAGTCTGCCCCACGGCTGAAGCCTCACGGACGCTGTACGACAACATCTGTGACTTCTCCGGTCTGGACGATAGCGGAGCCCGCAATCAAGCAGGAACTCTGATCACCGGCCTGGGAACCTATCGCGTGCGCATTGCCGTGGATACGAGTTCGAATCTGGGGGCGTTAACCGGATCGAGCACTGTCATTCGCGTAGACGTCCGAGTCACGTTCACCAACCAGGTCGATCAAACCCTCAGCGGCTACCGGACGCAGTTCTGA
- a CDS encoding type II/IV secretion system protein — protein MRKKIRIGELLVANGIITQENLDDALAQHKKLGKRLGRTLVDLGFVEEQKFLTFLASQLSIQYVNLKEFKVDRELVLKLPETHARRLRAIVLEDHSKNYLVGMADPTDLFAFDELQGLLRRSVEVAVVREADLVRSIDLSYGRTEEIEQLAGELHEELADRDFDAEQLEIADDPTDAPVARLLQTVFEEAVRLGASDVHIEPDENVLRIRHRVDGVLQEQIVNEKRIANALVLRLKLMSNLDISEKRLPQDGRFNIRVRGSSIDVRLSTMPVQYGESVVMRLLDQSNEMESLEQLGVPKHILSRLMNLIHRPHGLILVTGPTGSGKTTTLYACLRELNRPQRKMITVEDPIEYRLPRIQQVQVHARIGLSFASVLRSALRQDPDVLMVGEMRDQETVEIGLRAAITGHLVFSTLHTNDAITTANRLVDMGAASYLVASALRAVIAQRLVRRICVKCRERYQPGDQERIWLASIAGPAAAKLELYHGKGCNRCGETGFRGRIGVYEMLEIDTACADALRRGDQAAFAAAARRSKGYRPLTLCALGYASQGITSLSEVFRVAETLEDGVLASPATSKALATQAAPTPATTAGTPATSNG, from the coding sequence GTGCGCAAGAAGATCCGAATCGGCGAGTTGCTTGTCGCAAATGGCATCATCACCCAGGAAAACCTGGACGATGCACTCGCACAGCACAAGAAGCTGGGCAAGCGCCTCGGGCGCACTCTTGTCGACCTGGGTTTCGTCGAAGAGCAGAAATTCCTGACTTTCCTCGCTAGCCAGCTTTCGATCCAATACGTGAACCTCAAAGAGTTCAAGGTCGATCGTGAACTGGTCCTGAAGCTGCCGGAAACCCACGCCCGACGACTGCGGGCGATCGTGCTCGAAGACCACAGCAAGAACTACCTGGTGGGCATGGCGGATCCGACGGATCTGTTCGCTTTCGATGAGCTTCAGGGCCTCTTGCGACGTTCCGTCGAAGTCGCCGTCGTTCGCGAGGCCGACCTGGTTCGAAGTATCGATCTGAGCTACGGCCGCACCGAAGAGATCGAACAGCTTGCAGGAGAGCTGCACGAAGAACTGGCCGATCGCGATTTCGACGCCGAGCAACTCGAGATCGCTGACGATCCGACCGACGCACCGGTTGCGCGTCTGCTCCAGACCGTCTTCGAAGAGGCCGTTCGCCTTGGCGCGTCCGACGTGCACATCGAGCCCGACGAGAACGTGCTGCGAATTCGTCATCGCGTAGACGGCGTACTGCAGGAGCAGATCGTAAACGAAAAGCGTATCGCAAATGCGCTCGTGCTCCGGCTCAAGCTCATGTCGAACCTCGACATCTCGGAAAAGCGACTTCCACAGGATGGTCGTTTCAATATTCGTGTGCGGGGGAGCAGCATCGACGTACGTCTATCGACCATGCCCGTGCAGTACGGTGAATCGGTCGTCATGCGTCTTCTGGACCAATCCAACGAAATGGAGAGCCTGGAGCAGCTCGGAGTTCCCAAGCACATCTTGTCTCGTTTGATGAACCTGATCCATCGACCACATGGATTGATCCTGGTGACCGGCCCGACAGGAAGCGGAAAGACCACCACACTTTACGCGTGTCTGCGCGAACTAAATAGGCCACAGCGCAAGATGATCACCGTCGAAGATCCGATCGAGTATCGGCTTCCGCGAATCCAACAGGTTCAGGTTCACGCCCGCATCGGTCTGAGCTTCGCGAGTGTACTGCGCTCCGCACTGCGGCAGGACCCCGATGTACTCATGGTCGGCGAAATGCGGGATCAGGAAACTGTAGAGATCGGACTTCGTGCGGCCATCACCGGTCATCTGGTGTTCTCGACCCTGCATACCAACGATGCAATCACGACCGCCAATCGACTGGTCGACATGGGTGCGGCGAGCTATCTGGTTGCCTCGGCCTTGCGAGCGGTGATCGCGCAGAGACTCGTGCGTCGCATCTGTGTCAAGTGCCGCGAACGCTATCAGCCTGGCGATCAGGAGCGGATTTGGCTGGCTTCGATTGCGGGGCCGGCAGCGGCGAAGCTCGAGCTCTATCACGGTAAGGGCTGCAATCGTTGCGGCGAGACGGGTTTCCGCGGTCGCATCGGTGTCTACGAGATGCTCGAGATCGATACCGCGTGTGCGGACGCTCTCCGTCGCGGCGATCAGGCGGCATTCGCGGCGGCTGCGCGCAGGAGCAAGGGGTACCGACCACTCACTCTCTGTGCGCTCGGATATGCGAGTCAGGGAATCACCAGCCTGAGTGAAGTCTTTCGCGTCGCTGAAACCCTCGAAGATGGTGTGCTTGCATCACCTGCGACCAGTAAAGCACTCGCGACACAGGCAGCCCCCACTCCAGCGACTACGGCGGGAACGCCGGCCACTAGCAACGGCTAG
- a CDS encoding prepilin-type N-terminal cleavage/methylation domain-containing protein: MHVIRASRARDESGFTLIELVLVMVISAILSGLLGSFVSRPMEGYRDLTLRAALVDEAEVAIRRVARDVRAAVPNSLRVSTDGLKLELLHAVDGARYRAGPGTNPSTSVVHTAASDLLSLTGDTQFNVTGRLNNLSYTYGSALASGHRLAIYSAGSWVWSDAATSANPGVITPSATTITVQDDSDEDQFLLDSSFTFRFGSPRQRVFVVDTPLSLICNTTAETLTRYTSYAIASTQPENPALAPLSTASSAPLSRDISACSFLYDPGTPSRAGLLTISLTLTRSGEQVRLLHQVHVNNAP, translated from the coding sequence ATGCACGTCATACGAGCATCTCGAGCGCGCGACGAATCCGGTTTTACCCTGATCGAACTGGTGCTCGTCATGGTGATCAGCGCGATCCTCTCCGGATTGCTCGGCAGCTTCGTCAGCCGACCGATGGAAGGCTATCGCGACCTGACCCTGCGAGCCGCGCTGGTCGACGAGGCCGAAGTCGCAATCCGACGAGTGGCGCGCGATGTACGCGCGGCGGTCCCCAATAGCCTGCGCGTGTCCACAGACGGCTTGAAGCTGGAACTCCTGCACGCGGTGGACGGTGCGCGCTATCGCGCGGGCCCCGGTACGAACCCGTCCACCTCAGTGGTTCACACCGCAGCCAGTGACCTGCTCAGCCTCACTGGAGACACCCAGTTCAACGTGACGGGTCGTCTCAACAACCTCAGTTATACCTACGGGTCGGCACTGGCGTCGGGCCATCGGCTCGCGATCTACAGCGCCGGTAGCTGGGTCTGGTCGGATGCGGCGACCAGCGCAAATCCCGGAGTCATCACGCCATCTGCGACGACCATCACGGTGCAAGACGACAGCGATGAAGACCAGTTCCTGCTCGACAGCTCGTTCACATTCCGCTTCGGATCGCCTCGGCAGCGCGTCTTCGTGGTCGATACACCCCTCAGCCTGATCTGCAACACGACGGCGGAAACACTCACCCGTTACACCAGCTATGCGATTGCCTCCACGCAACCCGAGAACCCGGCGCTGGCTCCGCTTTCTACGGCAAGCTCGGCCCCGCTTTCGCGCGACATCAGCGCATGCTCTTTCCTCTACGACCCCGGCACGCCTTCACGGGCCGGTCTGCTCACGATTTCCTTGACCCTGACACGCTCCGGGGAACAGGTCCGCCTGCTCCACCAGGTGCACGTGAACAACGCGCCATGA
- a CDS encoding type II secretion system F family protein: MTVFAYRARGQNGQMIRAEMDATSEAAVASRLLEVGATPLNITAILESTDPLEKFVKRWRPAKVKTEDLIVFSRQMFRLVKSGIPIANAIVGLAETTKQPALATALRDVSDGLRSGRELSSALAMHRNIFPDIVINVVRVGEETGHLEAAFDRVSSYLELEVQTRRRIKSATRYPMMVLAAIVMAMLVINAFVVPAFAQVFEGFGAELPWATRTLIASSDFLIAYWYLLLGLAMASVIGVRMWLDTPDGRLTWDRWKLSIPAVGNILERATIARYARAFEMTFSAGVPVIQTMQTVALAVENSYVTKKVREMSGNIERGETFSKAAASCGLFDPIALQMLSVGEESGELAEMHREIAETYEAEVDYDLRRLSDLIEPMLIVAIGGIVLVLALGVYLPMWDFSSAIKGGG, translated from the coding sequence ATGACTGTCTTTGCCTACCGCGCCCGAGGTCAGAACGGGCAGATGATTCGTGCGGAGATGGACGCGACTTCCGAAGCCGCGGTCGCATCCCGACTTCTGGAAGTCGGCGCGACTCCTCTGAATATCACAGCGATCCTGGAGTCGACTGATCCTCTCGAGAAATTCGTCAAGCGTTGGCGTCCAGCCAAGGTGAAGACCGAAGATCTGATCGTTTTCAGTCGACAGATGTTTCGCCTGGTCAAGTCCGGTATTCCGATCGCCAACGCGATTGTCGGACTGGCCGAAACGACGAAGCAGCCTGCACTTGCAACGGCGTTGCGAGATGTATCCGATGGACTGCGTTCCGGGCGGGAACTCTCGTCCGCGCTGGCGATGCATCGGAACATCTTCCCCGATATCGTGATCAACGTCGTGCGGGTCGGCGAGGAGACCGGTCACCTCGAAGCAGCTTTCGATCGCGTCAGTTCCTACTTGGAGCTTGAGGTACAGACTCGACGACGCATCAAGAGCGCTACGCGTTATCCAATGATGGTGTTAGCGGCAATCGTGATGGCCATGCTGGTGATCAACGCGTTCGTAGTTCCAGCATTCGCCCAGGTTTTCGAGGGATTTGGAGCCGAGCTACCCTGGGCAACTCGAACATTGATCGCGAGTTCGGACTTTCTGATCGCTTACTGGTACTTGCTGCTCGGTCTTGCGATGGCTTCGGTCATCGGCGTTCGCATGTGGCTCGACACACCAGACGGCCGACTGACATGGGATCGCTGGAAGCTGAGCATTCCTGCGGTCGGAAACATCCTGGAACGGGCGACCATTGCCCGCTATGCGCGCGCCTTCGAGATGACCTTCAGCGCCGGTGTACCGGTAATCCAGACCATGCAGACGGTGGCGCTGGCGGTTGAAAACTCCTACGTCACGAAGAAAGTCCGCGAGATGAGCGGGAACATCGAGCGAGGCGAAACGTTCAGCAAAGCGGCGGCGTCTTGTGGTCTGTTTGATCCAATCGCCCTCCAGATGTTGAGCGTAGGTGAAGAGAGCGGTGAACTCGCCGAGATGCACCGCGAGATTGCAGAAACCTACGAGGCCGAGGTCGATTACGATCTGCGCCGACTCAGCGATCTGATCGAGCCGATGCTGATCGTGGCGATCGGCGGGATCGTGCTGGTGCTTGCACTCGGTGTGTACCTGCCCATGTGGGACTTCTCTTCCGCCATCAAAGGCGGCGGCTGA
- a CDS encoding pilus assembly protein MshP, with amino-acid sequence MTREGRQDGFGLVQAIFILVVMASVGALMVTISGAQRNTGSMGILGARAYQAGASGVQWGIYQALTGGSCPATTTLSLTEGGLAGFSVGVSCASTQHQESGTTLTVYELVATASYGSLGDQDYARRVLRGSVTNAP; translated from the coding sequence ATGACACGCGAGGGAAGACAGGACGGATTCGGGCTCGTGCAGGCGATCTTCATACTTGTGGTGATGGCCTCGGTCGGTGCGCTGATGGTGACGATCAGCGGCGCGCAACGCAACACCGGATCGATGGGCATCCTGGGCGCCCGCGCGTACCAGGCGGGTGCCAGCGGTGTTCAGTGGGGCATCTACCAGGCTCTCACAGGAGGTTCCTGCCCCGCGACCACAACCCTCAGTCTGACCGAAGGCGGTCTGGCCGGGTTCTCCGTCGGTGTGAGCTGCGCCAGCACTCAGCATCAAGAGAGCGGCACGACGCTGACCGTCTACGAACTCGTGGCCACCGCCAGTTACGGAAGTCTCGGAGATCAGGACTATGCGAGGCGGGTGCTTCGAGGGAGTGTGACCAATGCTCCGTAG
- a CDS encoding prepilin-type N-terminal cleavage/methylation domain-containing protein produces MSNQKQQGFTIIELVVVIALLGLLAAVALPKFADMTTEARTAAFEGVKGGFASSVQIVHAKWLAQGGGSTVAVSGATIEVNSTTGWPTIDTTNATQDTGSELYGVLMSGPLPSTWGATQVATSGTDVGTATFTLTASGSAFTYNAATGISN; encoded by the coding sequence ATGAGCAACCAAAAGCAGCAGGGTTTTACGATCATCGAACTGGTGGTCGTCATCGCGCTTCTCGGCCTTCTGGCCGCGGTGGCGTTGCCCAAATTTGCAGACATGACCACTGAGGCGCGCACAGCTGCCTTCGAAGGAGTCAAGGGCGGTTTCGCGAGTTCCGTCCAGATCGTTCACGCCAAGTGGCTTGCACAGGGCGGAGGCAGCACGGTCGCAGTTTCGGGAGCGACCATCGAGGTCAATTCGACGACCGGCTGGCCGACCATCGACACGACCAATGCAACTCAGGACACGGGTTCGGAACTTTACGGAGTCCTGATGTCGGGTCCGCTTCCCTCCACCTGGGGCGCAACGCAGGTGGCCACAAGTGGTACCGACGTGGGAACGGCGACCTTTACCCTCACGGCCAGCGGTTCGGCCTTCACCTACAACGCCGCGACCGGCATATCGAACTGA
- a CDS encoding prepilin-type cleavage/methylation domain-containing protein — protein sequence MTLRRSLIASGAKLARCDGTTLVELIVAVLLLGLFAAVAGPRFFGALAGDMGDGLFTQEVVTAVRYGQKLAVTSGCRVQLDFTSSSYAVTQESGCSGGSFSLAVRNPGTGSSPYSGTAGTGITLASTVDPLLFDALGRATTSAGVVSDATLTIGSKTINVSGETGLAWTP from the coding sequence TTGACTCTCCGGCGCAGCCTGATTGCAAGCGGTGCGAAGCTTGCGCGCTGCGACGGAACGACCCTGGTCGAACTGATCGTCGCCGTGCTCTTGCTCGGCCTTTTCGCAGCGGTCGCAGGACCGCGCTTCTTCGGCGCGCTCGCCGGAGATATGGGCGATGGCCTCTTCACACAAGAGGTCGTCACCGCTGTGCGTTACGGACAGAAGCTGGCAGTGACAAGCGGTTGCAGAGTTCAACTCGACTTCACTTCGTCGAGCTACGCGGTGACACAAGAATCAGGCTGTAGTGGTGGATCGTTCAGTCTCGCGGTGCGCAATCCCGGAACGGGAAGTTCTCCCTACTCGGGAACTGCGGGAACAGGCATCACGCTGGCCAGTACAGTGGATCCGCTGCTATTCGACGCACTCGGTCGAGCAACCACTTCCGCCGGTGTCGTCAGCGATGCAACTCTGACGATTGGCAGCAAGACCATCAATGTTTCGGGAGAAACGGGCCTTGCCTGGACTCCTTAG